A portion of the bacterium genome contains these proteins:
- a CDS encoding DUF1837 domain-containing protein has protein sequence MKKLFHRTKSLIHLFSITYTGGSWDKHPYTLDYENDQYREDELVRILIDALPHFALTASELQELKKTDDFGEMYRKAFSRISNALPEKKGDYGELLLFLLLSAFYPAERFVTKVRLRSSLGDQVKGFDCAHFTVEADQIWLWLGEVKFYKSFSGALSDIVDEIQDHCKALYLKNEFSILASNCELNENFPDADKLKSVIDGSTPINQVNITIPALITYDSSTISKHKSRTDKEFIDAMSKEFEKKFQLIDGKKLPHSNNIRVFFLVMPFASVTNIKQKLHTFESLYR, from the coding sequence ATGAAAAAACTTTTTCACAGAACGAAGAGCTTAATACATTTATTTTCAATCACATATACTGGCGGATCTTGGGATAAACACCCCTACACACTTGATTATGAAAACGACCAATACAGAGAAGACGAGCTTGTCAGAATCCTAATCGATGCTCTGCCTCATTTTGCCCTTACAGCCAGTGAGTTGCAGGAATTAAAGAAAACCGATGACTTCGGTGAAATGTATCGTAAGGCGTTTTCCCGTATCTCAAATGCGCTTCCCGAAAAGAAGGGAGACTATGGCGAATTATTGCTGTTTCTCCTACTTTCGGCCTTCTATCCTGCCGAGAGATTTGTTACAAAAGTGCGCCTCCGAAGCTCACTGGGTGATCAGGTAAAAGGATTTGATTGCGCTCACTTCACTGTTGAAGCCGATCAAATATGGCTCTGGCTCGGCGAAGTAAAATTTTATAAAAGCTTCTCAGGTGCCCTCTCGGATATTGTTGATGAGATCCAAGATCATTGCAAAGCACTATACCTAAAGAACGAGTTTAGTATTCTAGCATCAAATTGCGAGCTTAATGAAAACTTCCCTGATGCAGACAAACTAAAAAGCGTTATTGATGGAAGCACTCCAATAAATCAAGTAAACATCACAATTCCCGCATTGATAACATACGATAGTAGCACTATCTCAAAGCACAAATCCCGAACAGATAAAGAATTTATCGACGCAATGTCAAAGGAGTTCGAAAAGAAGTTTCAGTTGATTGATGGCAAAAAATTGCCACATAGCAACAATATCAGAGTCTTCTTTTTGGTAATGCCGTTTGCAAGTGTAACAAACATCAAGCAGAAGCTACATACATTCGAAAGCCTATATAGATGA